In a single window of the Geitlerinema sp. PCC 9228 genome:
- a CDS encoding EutN/CcmL family microcompartment protein, whose protein sequence is MKIAKVLGSVVSTQKEESLRGVKFLLVQFIDEEGNLLSDYEVAADRVGAGVEEWVLVTCGSAARQFEGREKTPLDATIVGIIDTISVANRMVYSKRSQTT, encoded by the coding sequence ATGAAAATTGCGAAAGTTCTCGGTTCTGTGGTTAGTACCCAAAAAGAAGAAAGCCTGCGTGGGGTGAAATTTTTGCTGGTACAGTTTATTGACGAAGAGGGAAATTTGCTCTCTGACTATGAAGTGGCTGCCGATCGCGTGGGCGCTGGTGTGGAAGAATGGGTTTTGGTGACCTGCGGTAGTGCTGCTCGCCAGTTTGAAGGTCGGGAAAAGACGCCGTTGGATGCTACTATTGTGGGTATCATCGACACGATTAGTGTGGCCAATCGCATGGTGTATAGCAAGCGATCGCAGACCACGTAA
- a CDS encoding class I SAM-dependent methyltransferase: MSNKSPNQETVREKAKALQAEAERQGDLVGWFDRLYAEAAGDANSIPWAMLQPHPKLQEWLQKDAPVATGKKALVIGCGLGDDAEALSQAGFEVTAFDVSSQAIAWCRSRFPHSRVNYEVADLLHLDAKWHQYFDLVFESRTVQSLPLKVRSQAIEAVASLVAPKGILLLIAHLRETEAEPNGPPWPLSLGEVAQFSNRLGLSEVRRETFYTGENNDVVNLRVEYHRR; encoded by the coding sequence ATGAGTAACAAATCCCCTAACCAAGAAACGGTAAGGGAAAAAGCAAAAGCTTTGCAAGCAGAAGCCGAACGCCAAGGGGATCTCGTGGGATGGTTCGATCGCCTGTATGCTGAAGCTGCCGGCGATGCCAATTCCATTCCTTGGGCGATGTTGCAACCCCACCCTAAATTGCAAGAATGGCTGCAAAAGGATGCCCCAGTAGCAACTGGAAAAAAAGCCTTGGTCATTGGTTGCGGTTTGGGGGATGATGCGGAGGCGCTCTCGCAAGCTGGTTTTGAAGTAACTGCCTTTGATGTTTCTTCCCAAGCGATTGCATGGTGTCGCTCTCGCTTTCCCCACTCCCGGGTCAACTATGAAGTGGCAGATTTGCTACATTTGGATGCCAAATGGCACCAGTATTTCGATTTGGTGTTTGAATCCCGTACGGTACAATCTTTGCCTTTAAAAGTGCGATCGCAAGCGATTGAAGCTGTAGCTTCCTTGGTTGCTCCCAAAGGCATTTTACTGCTCATTGCTCACCTACGAGAGACGGAAGCCGAACCCAACGGTCCTCCCTGGCCTTTATCTTTAGGGGAAGTTGCTCAATTTAGCAACCGTTTGGGACTTTCGGAAGTTCGCCGCGAGACTTTCTACACTGGCGAAAACAACGATGTGGTCAATTTGCGGGTTGAGTACCATCGCCGTTAG
- a CDS encoding GUN4 domain-containing protein → MNKSTIQIPKLYQELEVSLSSGQWKSADAQTRQIMHYIAGIHHKNYLHESDLAVFPCEELLWLDWLWLQNSDRRFGFSIQRQIWREVGGDTEDANYQTWLRFGKAVGWRRNTWLKPEEINYTSQACAGHLPIDWLEEWELGDICVTLFARLDCCKDS, encoded by the coding sequence ATGAACAAATCTACAATTCAAATTCCCAAACTCTATCAAGAACTGGAAGTTTCCCTAAGCTCCGGTCAGTGGAAATCGGCTGACGCGCAAACTCGGCAGATTATGCACTATATTGCCGGAATTCACCACAAAAATTACTTGCACGAAAGCGATCTCGCTGTATTTCCCTGTGAGGAGCTGTTGTGGCTGGATTGGCTGTGGCTGCAAAACAGCGATCGCCGATTTGGGTTTAGCATCCAGCGGCAAATCTGGCGGGAAGTAGGCGGCGATACCGAAGATGCCAACTACCAGACTTGGCTGCGGTTTGGGAAAGCGGTAGGATGGCGGCGTAATACTTGGTTAAAACCGGAAGAAATTAACTATACATCGCAAGCTTGTGCCGGGCATTTGCCTATTGATTGGCTGGAAGAATGGGAGCTGGGAGACATTTGCGTCACCCTCTTTGCCAGATTGGATTGCTGTAAAGACTCGTAA
- a CDS encoding carbohydrate kinase: MNNPSPRVLCLGEVLFDLLADQVGQNYEQVTSWTPYPGGAPANVAAALVKLGTPAGFVGCVGSDDSGNELVELLKTTGVNIQGVQRHQEAPTRKIYVVRTNSGDREFAGFGGMDSAAFADTHLDANALDESLFEMAEFLVLGTLELPYDGTRGAIEKALQLAEKYDLKIVLDVNWRPMFWPNPEAAPQAIQHLIEYADFLKLSAEEAQWLFDTQDPGAIKYRLNSVDGVLVTSGEHGAAYCLGENEDKIPAFAVKAVDTTGSGDGFLAGLIHQLCQKGIHSLEDAATAKQVVTYACAVGALTATKPGAIASQPMPSEVEAFLAENPPN; this comes from the coding sequence ATGAACAACCCATCCCCCCGCGTACTGTGTCTGGGTGAAGTTTTATTCGATTTGCTAGCCGACCAAGTGGGTCAAAACTACGAACAGGTCACCTCTTGGACGCCCTATCCCGGAGGTGCCCCTGCCAATGTAGCGGCGGCTTTGGTAAAGTTGGGAACGCCAGCGGGATTTGTTGGTTGCGTTGGCAGCGACGACAGTGGCAACGAACTGGTAGAACTGCTGAAAACCACTGGCGTAAACATCCAAGGGGTTCAGCGCCATCAGGAGGCACCTACGCGCAAAATTTATGTGGTGCGTACCAACAGCGGCGATCGCGAGTTTGCTGGTTTTGGCGGTATGGATAGTGCTGCCTTTGCCGATACCCACCTCGATGCCAATGCTTTAGACGAGTCTTTGTTTGAAATGGCGGAGTTTCTGGTTTTGGGAACCCTAGAACTCCCTTACGATGGCACCCGGGGTGCTATTGAAAAAGCTTTGCAGCTGGCGGAAAAATACGATCTAAAAATTGTTCTCGATGTCAACTGGCGACCTATGTTTTGGCCCAACCCAGAAGCTGCCCCCCAAGCCATTCAGCATCTAATTGAATACGCCGATTTTCTGAAACTATCAGCCGAAGAAGCCCAATGGCTGTTCGATACCCAAGACCCAGGTGCCATTAAATATCGTTTGAATTCCGTTGATGGGGTCTTGGTAACTTCCGGCGAACACGGCGCTGCCTACTGTTTGGGAGAAAACGAAGACAAAATTCCCGCTTTTGCTGTCAAGGCAGTGGATACCACCGGTTCGGGAGATGGTTTTCTGGCGGGGTTGATTCACCAACTTTGCCAAAAAGGCATCCACAGCCTCGAAGATGCGGCAACTGCCAAACAAGTGGTCACTTATGCCTGTGCTGTAGGCGCTTTGACCGCCACCAAACCTGGCGCGATCGCCTCTCAACCGATGCCATCGGAAGTAGAAGCGTTTTTAGCGGAAAACCCGCCCAATTAA
- a CDS encoding VOC family protein, with product MQLKRLGHVAICVQDIEKSAQFYQNLGMKLVWQDKDWAYLKAGDDGLALLSPNYKQAEAHFGFVFRDRSEIEAAYRELSAANADISELHEHRDGTASFYGRDPDGNWFEYLYEPDTSQ from the coding sequence ATGCAACTGAAGCGATTGGGTCACGTAGCCATTTGCGTCCAAGATATAGAAAAATCTGCCCAGTTTTATCAAAATTTGGGGATGAAATTGGTTTGGCAGGATAAAGACTGGGCTTATCTGAAAGCCGGCGATGATGGTTTAGCGCTACTAAGCCCCAATTACAAACAAGCCGAAGCCCATTTTGGGTTTGTTTTTCGCGATCGCAGCGAAATCGAAGCTGCCTACCGGGAGCTGTCTGCCGCCAACGCTGACATTTCCGAACTCCACGAACATCGCGATGGAACCGCATCTTTTTACGGGCGCGATCCCGATGGCAATTGGTTTGAATATCTCTACGAACCCGATACTTCCCAATAA
- a CDS encoding M23 family metallopeptidase, with the protein MKWKFLLPLLVSVFGLVSGRYQQLPQAAAMPQQRSPFPLAQNKTNLQFSQPIDCTLGEDCFILNYVDRDPSPQAIDFACRGQTYNGHKGTDFALRDMQAMEEGVEVLAAASGTVIATRDGMPDRRITSEKSRQEVEGTECGNGVVIDHGNGWRSQYCHLKQGSVVVSQGDEVSRGQVLGEVGSSGLSSFPHVHLSLRFEGDVVDPFVGRTQATGCQVERNPLWQDPISYTPAGEIRSGFATERPSTDEVWQGKFHQNEFSTDVPLLIFWMQAYGVEAGDVETVRLTSPDGEVVAETQQSIDRSHRIWLRYVGKRNSQQRPLTPGVWRAEYQLKRGDRILIDRTQQVRLR; encoded by the coding sequence ATGAAGTGGAAATTTTTATTGCCATTATTGGTTAGCGTATTTGGTTTGGTTAGTGGGCGCTACCAACAGCTGCCCCAAGCGGCAGCAATGCCCCAGCAGCGATCGCCATTCCCCCTCGCCCAAAACAAAACCAACTTGCAGTTTTCCCAACCCATTGACTGTACCTTGGGCGAAGATTGCTTTATTTTAAACTATGTAGACCGCGACCCTTCCCCCCAAGCCATTGATTTTGCCTGTCGCGGGCAAACCTACAACGGTCACAAAGGTACAGATTTTGCCCTGCGGGATATGCAAGCCATGGAAGAGGGGGTGGAGGTGTTGGCAGCAGCATCGGGAACGGTAATTGCCACCCGCGATGGTATGCCCGACCGTCGGATTACTTCCGAGAAAAGCCGCCAGGAGGTAGAAGGGACCGAATGCGGCAATGGTGTGGTTATCGACCACGGCAATGGCTGGCGATCGCAATATTGCCACTTAAAACAGGGCAGCGTAGTCGTTAGCCAGGGAGACGAAGTTTCCCGAGGTCAGGTTTTAGGAGAAGTCGGCAGTTCCGGTTTGAGTTCTTTTCCCCACGTTCATCTTTCTTTACGTTTTGAAGGGGATGTGGTGGATCCGTTTGTGGGTCGTACCCAAGCCACGGGTTGCCAGGTAGAAAGAAATCCCCTGTGGCAAGACCCCATTAGCTATACACCGGCGGGGGAAATACGGTCGGGATTTGCCACCGAAAGACCTTCCACCGATGAGGTTTGGCAAGGAAAATTCCACCAAAACGAATTTTCTACCGATGTTCCCCTGTTAATTTTTTGGATGCAAGCTTACGGTGTGGAAGCTGGAGATGTGGAAACGGTGAGGCTGACTTCGCCAGATGGGGAAGTGGTAGCCGAAACCCAACAGTCTATCGATCGATCCCATCGCATTTGGTTGCGCTACGTAGGCAAACGCAACTCCCAACAGCGACCTTTAACCCCAGGCGTTTGGCGCGCCGAATACCAGTTAAAACGGGGCGATCGCATTTTAATTGACCGCACCCAACAAGTGCGGTTGCGCTAG
- a CDS encoding flavin-dependent dehydrogenase, whose translation MKELLYLEIPTPETDTVRNWLQQEFQSKWGQRHPTPDGILLSFSSNANSDHPMQDSLSIFVWSLQRTTYLKVFRWADQALAGEAQVIETLTRQIRQRFPHHYPEPPEIDLSQQSIFDALAPYYPLTVKYFQKMPKGEYDLTRAYWWERRWREGVRHPQQPKQVIFRQEKLPDDVPETPEYDLIYIGGALGVIHAAVMARLGYKVALVERLGFGRMNREWNISRDEFQSLIDLNLFTQSEFESVIAREYKDGFHKFFDANNPPQCKAAVLQTPTVLNIALDTEKLLQLCGEKFRQAGGEIWDDTEFQRADIYDSQTIVQARHLPSGEQYQFRGRLLVDAMGTASPIAWQLNGGRAFDSVCPTVGASIESGLGHEVWDRNYGDVLHSHGDISRGRQLIWELFPGKGDEVTIYLFHYHQMHPDNPGSLLEMYEDFFTILPEYRRCNMDELVWRKATFGYIPGHFSVGSRDRQVAFDRLTAIGDAASLQSPLIFTGFGSLIRNLERLTTLLDSALQHDLLQAKYLNQIRAYQSNVAVTWLFSKGMMVPTGKHLPPERINSMLNTFFGILAEEPAEISDRFIKDRTKWFTFTRLALKAARQNPTLLVWIWQLAGPKDMFRWLGSYVEFTINAMVSWLLGWLPSFTTWAQPWLEPRYPALWFRLLAFSYFLTSGMGRQPKVSLSNQKGMSAVASQ comes from the coding sequence ATGAAAGAACTTCTATACCTGGAAATCCCCACACCAGAAACCGACACCGTTCGCAATTGGTTGCAGCAAGAATTCCAATCCAAATGGGGGCAGCGCCATCCCACCCCCGATGGCATTTTGCTGTCATTTTCTAGTAACGCCAACAGCGACCACCCTATGCAAGACAGCCTCTCCATATTTGTGTGGTCGCTGCAAAGAACCACCTACCTGAAAGTCTTCCGCTGGGCAGACCAAGCCCTTGCCGGGGAAGCCCAAGTTATCGAAACCCTCACCAGGCAAATTCGTCAACGCTTTCCCCACCACTATCCCGAACCACCAGAAATCGACCTCTCGCAACAATCCATTTTCGATGCCCTCGCGCCCTACTATCCCCTCACCGTCAAATACTTCCAAAAAATGCCCAAAGGGGAATACGACCTCACCCGCGCCTACTGGTGGGAACGTCGCTGGCGGGAAGGGGTTCGCCATCCCCAACAACCCAAACAGGTCATTTTCCGCCAGGAGAAACTTCCCGATGACGTACCAGAAACCCCCGAGTACGATTTAATTTATATTGGCGGGGCATTGGGGGTTATCCATGCCGCTGTCATGGCGCGGTTGGGATATAAAGTGGCGCTGGTGGAAAGATTGGGGTTTGGTCGCATGAACCGGGAGTGGAACATTTCCCGGGATGAATTCCAAAGTTTGATCGACCTGAATTTGTTCACCCAATCCGAATTTGAAAGCGTCATCGCCAGGGAATACAAAGACGGCTTTCATAAATTTTTCGATGCCAACAATCCGCCGCAATGCAAAGCAGCGGTATTGCAAACCCCCACAGTTTTGAACATTGCCCTAGATACCGAAAAGCTACTGCAACTTTGCGGGGAAAAATTCCGGCAAGCTGGCGGCGAAATTTGGGATGATACGGAATTTCAACGCGCCGATATTTACGATTCCCAAACCATCGTACAAGCGCGTCATTTGCCCAGCGGCGAACAGTATCAATTTCGCGGTCGTTTGCTAGTAGATGCCATGGGAACTGCTTCTCCCATTGCCTGGCAGTTAAATGGAGGTCGCGCTTTTGATAGCGTTTGCCCCACCGTTGGCGCTTCCATTGAATCGGGATTGGGTCACGAAGTTTGGGATCGCAACTATGGCGATGTTTTGCACAGCCACGGGGATATTTCCCGGGGCAGGCAGTTAATTTGGGAATTGTTTCCCGGAAAAGGTGATGAAGTAACGATTTATCTGTTCCACTACCATCAGATGCATCCCGACAATCCCGGTTCCCTGTTGGAGATGTACGAGGATTTCTTTACCATTTTGCCAGAGTATCGTCGCTGCAATATGGATGAGTTGGTGTGGCGCAAGGCGACATTTGGCTATATTCCCGGTCATTTTAGCGTGGGCAGTCGCGATCGCCAAGTTGCTTTCGACCGACTCACCGCCATTGGCGATGCTGCTTCTTTACAATCGCCGTTGATTTTTACCGGATTTGGTTCGTTAATTCGCAATTTGGAACGTTTGACCACCTTGTTGGATAGCGCCTTGCAACATGACCTGCTGCAAGCCAAATATTTAAACCAAATTCGCGCCTATCAAAGCAACGTAGCGGTTACCTGGCTGTTTTCCAAAGGCATGATGGTTCCCACGGGGAAACATTTACCCCCGGAACGAATTAATTCCATGCTGAATACATTTTTTGGCATCCTAGCAGAAGAACCTGCCGAAATTAGCGATCGCTTTATCAAAGACCGCACCAAATGGTTCACCTTCACCCGACTCGCCTTAAAAGCCGCCCGTCAAAACCCGACTTTATTGGTCTGGATTTGGCAGCTAGCAGGTCCAAAAGACATGTTCCGCTGGTTGGGCAGTTATGTAGAATTTACCATCAATGCCATGGTTAGCTGGCTGTTGGGTTGGCTGCCGTCATTTACCACTTGGGCGCAACCCTGGCTGGAACCCCGCTATCCGGCATTGTGGTTCCGGTTGTTAGCGTTCAGTTATTTCCTCACTTCAGGGATGGGTCGCCAGCCCAAGGTTTCCCTTTCCAATCAGAAGGGGATGTCGGCGGTTGCTAGTCAGTGA
- a CDS encoding metallophosphoesterase, which yields MNAFDFRFAIISDPHIAVPQTIQNHKQRFHLVEVSIPALEQIADHLSRENIDFLLLPGDLTQHGEPENHAWLGKKLAALPFPTYVIPGNHDVPVWQRDGYSIGFSEFPSYYRYCGYGGENRLYYTQQILPGVRLIGLNSNIFHQDKQLGCLDGEQMEWLEGVLAEATEPLVMVMVHHNVIEHLPNQAQHPLGRRYMLDNAPELRQLLRRYGVQLVFTGHLHVQDVAYQDGLYDITTGSLVSYPHPYRICRFRQDERGQRSLQVESYHIQSVAGWENLPDISREWIGDRSHPFMMRLLTDHPLKFPETEAERLVPDLRYFWAHICQGDSLFDFSHFPPQARRYFENFGAIAAEGHLEFIDNHAVFLLESF from the coding sequence ATGAATGCCTTCGACTTTCGCTTTGCCATCATCAGCGACCCTCACATTGCCGTTCCCCAAACCATTCAAAACCACAAGCAGCGGTTTCATTTGGTGGAAGTGAGCATTCCGGCTTTGGAACAGATTGCCGACCATCTGTCTCGGGAAAATATCGATTTTCTGCTGCTGCCTGGGGATTTAACCCAACATGGGGAACCGGAGAATCATGCTTGGTTGGGGAAAAAGCTGGCAGCGTTGCCGTTTCCCACGTATGTGATTCCGGGAAATCACGATGTTCCCGTTTGGCAGCGGGATGGTTATTCCATTGGCTTTTCTGAGTTTCCCAGTTACTATCGCTATTGTGGGTATGGTGGGGAAAATCGCTTGTACTATACCCAACAAATTTTGCCGGGGGTGAGGTTGATTGGGTTGAATTCCAATATTTTCCATCAAGATAAGCAATTGGGTTGTTTGGATGGGGAACAAATGGAATGGTTGGAAGGGGTGTTGGCAGAAGCAACGGAACCTTTGGTGATGGTGATGGTTCACCACAATGTTATTGAACACTTACCCAACCAAGCCCAACATCCCCTAGGACGGCGTTACATGCTGGATAATGCACCGGAACTGCGGCAGTTGTTGCGGCGGTATGGCGTGCAGCTGGTGTTTACGGGGCATTTGCACGTTCAGGATGTGGCGTATCAGGATGGATTATATGATATTACTACGGGGTCGTTGGTGAGCTATCCCCATCCCTATCGTATCTGTCGCTTTCGCCAAGACGAACGGGGGCAGCGATCGCTTCAAGTGGAATCCTACCACATTCAAAGCGTGGCGGGATGGGAGAATTTGCCGGATATTTCGCGGGAGTGGATCGGCGATCGCAGCCATCCATTTATGATGCGTTTGCTCACGGACCACCCACTCAAATTTCCAGAAACGGAGGCAGAAAGGCTAGTGCCGGATTTGCGTTATTTTTGGGCGCATATTTGTCAGGGGGATTCATTATTTGATTTTTCCCATTTTCCACCCCAAGCACGTCGCTATTTTGAAAATTTTGGCGCGATCGCGGCAGAAGGGCATTTAGAATTTATAGACAATCATGCAGTATTTTTGCTGGAATCCTTTTAA
- a CDS encoding trypsin-like peptidase domain-containing protein, giving the protein MQILQLSGRQRKQLRKAILSAYPKFEDLEIFVDENFGENLAAIANSRKYEYTVFDLIQRAEAKGWLDDLIVSLYQDTPDNPDIQQFCAPIQNYVRKRLLLAGETEPSPDTRSLFETDFDWEGPTDDAELQAFLPRQLSLEADVGTLRRGILDCANAVCKITSRDNPHQSGTGVLIAPDLVLTNYHILSHENNADLQPIAASLCFEFGYISTDLTQNQQTQQFSAHSQQPVVAASEINRLDYALLRLEPSIQNQPIPPVSHNATIPTPKTGLNLLQHPEGERMKVSLSSNGVVSSNSEKGKVWYVNRTAGGSSGAPCFDEDWQLVALHHAEIARGFGSIREGILFASIYSEIASFL; this is encoded by the coding sequence ATGCAAATCCTCCAACTCAGCGGACGGCAACGCAAACAACTCCGAAAAGCGATTCTTTCTGCCTACCCCAAATTTGAAGATTTGGAAATCTTTGTTGATGAGAACTTTGGGGAGAATTTAGCCGCGATCGCAAATAGTCGCAAATACGAATATACCGTATTTGACCTGATTCAAAGAGCCGAAGCCAAAGGGTGGCTGGACGATTTAATTGTAAGCCTGTATCAAGATACCCCAGACAATCCCGACATTCAACAGTTTTGTGCGCCCATTCAAAATTACGTCAGAAAGCGATTGCTGTTGGCAGGGGAAACAGAACCTTCTCCCGATACCCGTTCCTTGTTCGAGACAGACTTCGATTGGGAAGGTCCAACAGACGATGCCGAACTGCAAGCCTTCCTGCCGCGACAGCTTTCCTTGGAAGCCGACGTGGGCACCTTGCGGCGGGGAATTCTGGATTGTGCCAATGCCGTCTGCAAAATCACCTCCCGCGATAATCCCCACCAATCTGGAACCGGCGTTTTGATAGCCCCAGACTTGGTTCTGACCAACTACCACATTCTCAGCCACGAAAATAACGCCGACTTGCAGCCAATCGCCGCTTCCCTATGTTTTGAATTTGGCTATATCAGTACAGACCTCACCCAAAACCAGCAAACCCAACAATTTTCCGCCCATTCCCAGCAACCCGTCGTCGCCGCCAGCGAAATTAACCGCCTCGATTACGCCTTGCTGCGGCTGGAACCCAGCATCCAAAACCAACCCATTCCCCCCGTTTCCCATAATGCCACCATTCCCACTCCCAAAACCGGACTCAATTTGCTGCAACATCCGGAAGGGGAACGCATGAAAGTGTCTTTAAGTAGCAACGGCGTTGTGAGCAGCAACTCAGAAAAAGGCAAGGTATGGTACGTTAATCGTACCGCTGGTGGTTCCAGTGGGGCACCGTGTTTTGACGAAGATTGGCAGTTGGTGGCTTTACACCACGCTGAAATTGCCCGTGGGTTCGGTAGCATCCGCGAAGGCATTTTGTTTGCTTCCATTTATTCAGAAATTGCTTCTTTTTTGTAG